From the genome of Lampris incognitus isolate fLamInc1 chromosome 17, fLamInc1.hap2, whole genome shotgun sequence:
aagaacagacacacaacaaaacagaaggggagtacacgtgtacacatgtaaattaacagacggctgtcaggacacaagtgtggtagtaggtcagcagctcgttacttgtgttgttgtttcaaggctgagaggtttaaggaaagactcacttcttggagacaagcagggatcttaggtagtgatttacacaactcctgtttgtgagtacacatgttgcatctacagtaacacaattaatCAGATGCTGAAGACCACatcttctggatgaagacagcacCAGGTCACGTGTCTCATGTTAAAAGAAGGACAGAGTCACGAGactccacaccagtccaacacttatgggacatttcaccatcacacaacaagtgtgagcgtgtttgtgtgttgtgttaccagaatcaacggaatctagaacttccagacctccttctgcttcactgctggacaggacacatggtttaagctggtgtggtttattcttccaaatgacatttaagaaagttctatttgcttctgtggcggtagaaccataaaccaatagagacacagatggacccacaaagcgagacaggccctctgctttggagaggagaactcctcCTAAAGTAGATAAACCCCTTCCaagaccaatcctgaagacagacttggtctttttaatctgttggagaaatggagatgttgtctagctgtaagatgtgtagttgtatatattcccaaatacttaacggactcttttaccggatgtttccaactacacaatcgctacaatcacgcacagacaacattccacatgtgcacacatttagtcgcaggtccgaggccctggaacactggttacctgaggtaacagagttcctcacgtgcttcttgtccttcaaaacaaagtggtgtcgtctgccagttgtgagatttttaactctccaccaaaacccgacattccttccaaacgtccatcattcacgatattaactgataagaattcagcccctcacataaataagggaggaggaacagggcagccttggcggagccctctgttcatctggactcttttacagctgttaaagttcatcataacagaactattcatatctttgtaaaacatattgacaatgccaacaaagttatccccaaagcccaacgcctcgacggactgtaacagaaccgtgagttcaatcgcgtcaaaggcctcatagaagtctaggaacaaaataagtgcttcagGATTTACTGTATCTGCATCATCCAGCAGATCTAGGATGAGTCTCATGTTACAGCAACGTGCCGGGTTTTCATGAGTCCTGTTTGAGGTCCGGCTATAACAGAGTCTAGTCCTCAAtgcggagggctggactgaggcgactcaccgcagaagagccgtttaacatgctttattccagctctgctaggcactgccgtaaatcagtttatggtaactcctctgggggccgctgtcgtaataatgtaaactaacctacgacacatcagtacaaccgccaaggctggactaccccgggattccaacccacgacctttctgctgtgaggcgaccgcactgaccactgcgccaccatgtggccCCAAACATTATATACTCTCAGGATTAGCAGCCCTACACATTTGACGTTgattcaaaaagttaatttcaagccctgatgatgatgacgatgatgatgatgatgataacgataataataataattattattattattctttaccagttgagcccagtgtgagactgacttcagtgacgccccctagtggccgacatccggccatgctgatgtgcagtgtctacaacttctaccccaaatacatcagtgtcacctggctgagagacggacagccggtgacctctgacgtcacttccaccgatgagctggcaaatggtgattggtactaccagatccactcccacctggagtacacgcccaggtcagaacacttagactcagtaccgaatggaccggtccaaatacacacacacacacacacacacacaatgaatggaaaacaaagcaaaaagtgatggtttaaggtggaacgtgtctcctcagtgtctgctctgtagacaccagctgtatgtttaaggtggaacgtgtctcctcagtggctgctctgtagacaccagctttatgtttaaggtggaacgtgtctcctcagtgtctgctctgtagacaccagctgtatgtttaaggtggaacgtgtctcctcagtggctgctctgtagacaccagctgtatgtttaaggtggaacgtgtctcctcagtgtctgctctgtagacaccagctgtatgtttaaggtggaacgtgtctcctcagtgtctgctctgtagacaccagctgtatgtttaaggtgggatgcgtggccctttacaggtgagatcccaggtggacgacagagtatttattgtgtattaataccgtgttttaaactgggctgatgtttagtatcagactcgactagtttctgtgcagacagacaggaaagtacagacttacctcatccaatcacatcgtgtcttatttattgttgatatgttgtttatttcctgtgtgttttcttcttcttcacttatttcatctcaggtctggagagaagatcacctgcatggtggaacacgccagtttcccctctcctaagaaagtggactggagtgagtatctatgtgtgtctctgtccatggataggtgatgaagacatagagagacaggtcaacatgcagatgtgtctatagatagagacatgtgtctgtctctccagatccctccatgccacaatcagacagaaacaagatcgccatcggagcgtcaggtctgcttctgggtttgattttgtctttggcaggtctgatctactacaagaggaaggccagaggtcagtaacactagatcagtccagaccaggtttacactggttcacatcagtccacatatacacactacactataataccactacatatacacactacactataatatcactacatatacacagtacactatatcactacattataatacaaatacatatacacagtacactctatatcactacactatatcagtacatatacacactacactataatatcactacatatacacagtacactatatcactacattataatacaaacacatatacacagtacactctatatcactacactatatcagtacatatagaccgtacactatacatatacacagtatactatacatatcagtacacatggacagtacactgtacatatcAGTACACATGGACAGTACACTGTACTTATagatagttgaagaaacaatagttaagttgggtgtcatcagtacttgaagtgggccagacttgtttggttgtatttcagtctcttcactcttcaccacttttcttatcgttggtcttttttaacagggcgtgttctggttccaaccagctgaagcaggaagtgacgcttcttcctcgttggttTTTCTGGTGGCAGTTCAGTGTGTGTTgctttcacctgaaggttttctcccagattgtcagtgctgccccctgctggatctcATTACCTCCTGCTCGTATTCTTACTAATGCTCTACAGATTCTGATGTGACCCAATGCTTCACCTCCTGTAACACAACTTTGTATCAAAATCAACCCACAACATTCCCCTGACCTATATTACAGGGAAATCATTTTAATGCTCCTTTTTAAATCACCAGTCGTCTGTTGCTGTTTCTCCAATTCAAATTGTTCTTTCTAAAATAAACCACCGCGAACattctgttgtgttttgttttagctTCAGTGAACATgtggctttttgtttttttaggaaaGGTCAGAGCTCAAATTCAGATTCATATTTCTGTTTTTCAACATTAATGGTTTCCAATGTACGCCACCAACATACTAAGTGTCATGCTAGTAGCAGGAACTGAGGACCaggatgcagacagcggagacagactgggctagaacaatgttcTAATAAGGCAAAcagacttacaaaacagcaacgtaGATTCAGGCAGCAAGGAAGACTTGAGAAGAGAGGTGCAGCATCCGGCCACCAAAGGTTAAACACAACCATCCGACAAAGAGTCGGGGCAACCCAGGGGAATATGCCTGCTGGGCAGCCAATCAGGTAAAcggggcgcaggtgagcagggcaggtcaGGAACAGAAATGCTAGTCAGGGAATGGGGAGCTttgatgacccagaccacacaaccatgacaggaccccccccctccagacGTCCCAAACAAACGGAGCAGGAGCCCCAAGCAGGGTGGGCGGAGGGGGTCTGGGGTAGGGCTTCAGGACCAAGGGATCTGGGAGTGGATAAATGGGGCCAGAGATCTTAGGCAGATGGCCGGAGGGCCGGACCGATGGACACAACTGATCTGGAGGGCGACCAGAATGCAGGACTGAAGGGAGCAGCCCCGgcagatggacaggttgatgaccTGGAGGCCTGGGATGTGGATTCAatccaattcaatttattgtcattaaaaacaatgtgcaagcacatgttaaaaatgaaatgagggctgtggcttcaccaaacagtgcaagacagacagagacaaacacagcaaacacaatataagatatacacacatgaagaccaaaagctaaaaataagtttaaaaaagagttggagtacaaaatattaaacatatctacagacattcagttggtggacaggttcaggtgggcaacagcttgtggaaagaagctgtttttgagcctggtagtgcgggctcggaggctcctgtagcgcctcccagagcgcaggggggagaacagtccatggttggggtgagtgggatctctgctgatgctcagaccccttcgaaggcagcgtttgtgataaatgtcttttatggctgggagctgggtaccggtgatatgctgggccaccttgacgacccgctgcagatctttctggtctactgaggtgcagttgctgtaccacactgagatgcagatggtcaggatgctctctatggtgcaatggtagaagttggtgagaattttggggggtagacgggcgctcctcagcctcctcaggaaatgcaggcattgttgggcctttttcacaagggcttgggtgtttaatgtccttgaaaggtccttgctgatgtggactccaaggaatttaaagctggaaacacgctccacttccaccccattgatgtgtatgggggagtggctgcagcttctagacctcctgaagtccacaatcagctcctttgtcttctgcacattaaagacaagattgttggtagtacaccatgatgtgaggtgctcagtctcatctctgtaggccatcttgtcattgttggtgatacagccaatgactgtggtgtcatctgcaaactataacatttgaggggtgagttggcaggcagtcgtgggtaaagagggagaaaaggagggggctcagaacacagccttgaggggcacctctactgagggtcaaggtggaggaggtgtggtcacctaacctaacagactgaggtctgttggtcaggaagtccaggatccagttacagagggaggggttgaggccaagggagaggagtttggtggttagtttggtggggatgatagtgttgaaggcagagctgtaatctataaacagcatccggatgtatgtgttgttaagttcaaggtgggtcagagcaacgtgcagggcagtggcaatggcatcctcagtagaccttttgggacggtaggcgaactgatatgggtcgaatgtgggggggataatgtttttgatgtgagccagaaccagtttctcaaagcacttcatggcaatgggggtgagtgctatgggtcagtagtcattcagacatgtggatgttggtttcttggagacaggcatgatagaggtggtcttaaagcatgccgggactttagattgggacagtgagaggttgaatataggtgtgaagacctcagccagctggtcggcacattcccggtagacccaacccggtatgccgtctggtccgg
Proteins encoded in this window:
- the LOC130128046 gene encoding H-2 class II histocompatibility antigen, E-S beta chain-like, with translation MASCCLVVCCSLLVVGFYGADAFLWYGLGTCVFTSSELPDIEDIKSYYFNKIEVNRFNSTVGKFVGYTEFGIYNAERFNNDPAILARRRAEKERYCKPNIEIDYRKILDKTVEPSVRLTSVTPPSGRHPAMLMCSVYNFYPKYISVTWLRDGQPVTSDVTSTDELANGDWYYQIHSHLEYTPRSGEKITCMVEHASFPSPKKVDWNPSMPQSDRNKIAIGASGLLLGLILSLAGLIYYKRKARGRVLVPTS